CTGGATGCATCTTTATCCTGCTTTAAAAATGAAAATTGATTGGCGTGGTCGCAACCGTGAAGTTGGCGCGATTCAGTCTGCGATTTCTGGCTGCGGATGTGCCTGCCGCGCCGTCAGAGCACGGCGGCGAGCTTCCTCCTGGCGCAACTGGCGGCCAAGCGCCTGACGCAGAGTGCGCTGTCGCAACAGTGGGACAACAGCAAGCGCAGCCATTACCAGCAGGGTCACGCAATAACTGCCCCATACATAGGGGCCATGTCCGCTCATGGCAAGGAAATCGGCCAGACTATCGAATTGAAATTGCACTATCCCCTCCTCAGGCCTTCGCCGCCGGCGGCTGTAGCAGCTCACGCACCCATTGAGTGCGCGATTCGCGTTGCAGCACCAAAGTGCGGGTATGCATGGTCAGCACCCAGGCAAAAAACAGGTAGAAGCCGGCAATCATGGTAATCAGCGGGTAGAACATACTGGGGTCGATGGTGCTGGCTTGGGTCAGCTTCAGCGTCGCCGGCTGGTGCAGGGTGAACCACCAGTCTACAGACTTGTAGATAATGGGAATATTGACCGTCCCCACCAGAGCCAGCAGCGCGCTGGCCTTGTCTCCCGACTGCTCACGACTGAAAGCGCCGGAAAGTGCCATCACCCCCAGGTACAGGAAAAACAGGATCAGCATCGAAGTAATGCGGGCATCCCACACCCAATAGGTGCCCCAGGTAGGCTTGCCCCAAACCGCACCGGTAAACAGCGCGACAAATGTGAGCGCAGCGCCGATCGGTGCCGCCGCACGCATGACGACGAACGACAGCTTCATTTTCCATATCAGGCCAATGGCGCCGCAGATCGCCATAATGTAGTAACCCGCCAGAGCGAGAAATGCCGCTGGCACGTGGATATAAATGATGCGATAGCTATTGCCCTGCTTGGCATCCTGAGGCGCAAACCCCAGACCCCAGACAGCCCCAATCACCAACAATATCAGGCTGGCAACACCCAGCCAGGGCAGCCAGGCAGCAGACTTCTGGTAAAACCAGCGGGGCGAGCCCAATCTGTGAAACCATTGCCAGGACAAAACATTCTCTCCTATGCCCTCCTCTCGCCCGGTCATCACAGCGCAAGCAGTAACCAGGTCGAGCAGGATCAATTTTCCAAGCTGATACGGATAGCGCCGGCAGCCGCCAGTGGGGCCAACGCGGCAGCGGCGGCCAGAATGCCGCCAAGAATCGCCAGTTGCGGCGCATAGCTATAGCCATCCAGCGCCGCCTGCACCGTTCCGGTGCCGAAGATTAACACGGGCACATAGAGCGGCATAATGATCAATGCCAATAATAGCCCTGGCCGCCTCAGGGCGACGGTCAGGGCGGCGCCGACAGCGCCGATAAGGCTGAGACTCGCAGTGCCCAGCGCCAATGAGATCAGCAACGGCAGATACCCCGCCCCCCCAAGGTTCAGCATCATGCCCAGCAGCGGTGACAACAGGGACAATGGCAAACCCGTCACCAGCCAATGCACCAGCACCTTGGCCAACACCGGGAAATACAGCGGCTCTGGTTGCAGTGCCAGTTGCTCGAGCGAGCCGTCGTCATAGTCTCCGCGAAAGAGTGACTCCTGAGACAGCAACGTCGCGAGCAATGCCATCACCCAAATCAGGCCCGCCGCCATACGGGAGAGCACTTCTGGATCCGGCCCAATCCCGAGGGGCATCATGGCCAGCACTGTGACAAAAAACAGCAGTGGGTTGACGATGTCCGACCGGCGACGGACCGCCAGCGTCAGCTCGGTACGCAACAGGGTAAAAAAGCCGGGGGCGTGCACTGTCGCCACGTCAGTGTCGAAGGGAAGATCGCGGTGCGCCGACACACTAGTCTGCAATTGCTCAGCCTGCATAGGTAATCCCCAGGGATTCCGTATCCGGCTGAAAGTCTGCCAGGTTCACTTTCGCCAACGGCATCAGGTTGACCGGCTGATGAGAGGTCAACAGGATACCCCCACCCCGCTTGAGATGCCGGCCCATCTGCGCTTCCAGGCTGGTCACCCCGGCTACATCCAGTGCCGCCAGAGGCTCATCAAGCACCCACAACAGAGGTGAAGAAGGCAGGTACAAGCGCGCCAGGGCTACGCGTCGATTCTGGCCCGCAGATAACTGCTGGCACAGCACATCCTCGAAACCGTACAGCCCTACAGCCTCCAGAGCCTGCATGGCGTGCTCCCCGGAAGCCCCGTACCAGGCGAGGTTTTCCAGCGGCGTAAGCCCGCGACGTACCCCGGCATTGTGTCCAATATACAAAAGGGAGGCGCGCATTGCGGTGAGGGCGCGCGGATAGGATTCACCACGCCAGCGGATGTCACCATCGAAGTCCGAGGCACTGCCAATCAACGTGCGGATCAGGGTACTTTTGCCGGCGCCGTTGGCTCCTTCAACCTGGAGAGCGGCGCCCGCTGCCAGGGTAAAGCCCAGGTCACAAAAAAGGATACGACCATCCCGCTCACAGGACAGTCCGCTAACGGCAAGAAGGGAACCGGCAGCGGGCGCGCCGGAGGTTTTTTGCGGATATTCCGAGGATAGAGAGACCATTGCCCATCGCAGCTGACGAAAAACTGACCGGCATTATACCGGCACCGGCGGGGTTTGTACGGCTCTGGCCAGTCCTTTGCTTTCAATATCTTCCGCACTCGCGGGTTCCGCTCCCCAACGAATAACAGCTTCCACCCGACTGCTGCCGGGGCCATAGCGCACTTCATCGCAAACCGTCTGCAATAACCCCAAACCCCGGCCAGCGTATACCCCTTTGGGCTCCTGGACGTGGGGAAAGCCGACACCACTGTCTTCCACCACGATCTTGAGGACGCCATCCTGGTCGTGCTGGCTGCAGGAGAGCGACACACTCACCCACCCTCCGCTCAGCGCCCCACGGCGCTCTGCCAACAGATCGTAGTAACGCACAAACCCTTCATCGGTACACTTCAGGGAAGAATCCAGTTCCAGAACCCCGTGCTCAAGCGCATTGCGGAACAGCTCCCCGAGGGCAGTGGCCAGGTCCTCATGGAAACGAGCGGCGCCTGGCATCTGGCCCACCACACTCAACAGGTACGGCAACGGGTCTGCGTCCCTCAGCTCCTGCTCTGAGAGCCTGAAACTGATCGACCAATCACCAATCCGCCCACCCTGGCGCTGACCATCGGGCGCAACCGGCGACCACTCGCGTCGACTCAGAACGGGATCCGAGAGATCCAGTTCTACCAGCGATAGGTCATCGTGCTGCTCGGCCGCGTGGGCGCTGACCGCCACCAGAATCTGGTCAAAAATTTCGGGGCCCTCCTGCCCGTCCATGCGTAGCAACTCCAGCAGACGGCTCTCGCCGAAATGCTCGCCCCTGCCATTGCGAGCCTCATGAACGCCATCGCTCCACAGGTAAAGTCGGTCTCCGGGCAACACCCGTTGATTGACCAACGCACGGTCGATCTGATCTCCCGGCAATACCCCCAGCGGCAAGTGGCGGGACTCAAGCATGACCAGCTCGCCGCTGGCGCGCTTGAGACACGGGCTCGGCATACCCGCATTGAATATCCGCAGATGCTTGCGGCGAGGATCGAATTCCAGCATCACCAGACAGCAGAACATCTGCCGCGGCAGAATATCGAAGAGTTTGCCATTGACCTCCCTCAGCACCCGGGTCATGGAAAACCCCCTGGGGACCATGGAATAGAAAATGGACGTGAGTGGCACAGCGCCCACCGCCGCCGCCAAACCGTGGCCAGCAAAATCACCCAGCATCAAAACCAGTTTGCCGTCTGGCGAGTGGGTCGCGACCAGCAGATCGCCATTGAGTACCGCGCGGGGGGAAAGGTGGTACCTGATGGCCGGAGTATCGTTTAGACAACTCTCGTTACCGAGATTGTCAAAAATTTCCCGCGCATTGGCCTGCTCTTGCAGAAAGTCCGCATGATGTCGGCGCAACCTGTCGCGCTGCGCCATCAGGGAGCGGCTGAATTCGCAAAAGCGGCGAATGGAGGCCAGCTTTAACTGAACCAGCGCAGGACTATAGGGCTTGGT
This is a stretch of genomic DNA from Microbulbifer bruguierae. It encodes these proteins:
- a CDS encoding ATP-binding SpoIIE family protein phosphatase yields the protein MAAFRVLIVESDTREAAELQQLIRSWEYTSATGSREPAEICLASSAAMALGAYDEFLPNLLIFGPVAAAQTANRNVRQLRQRGGIEPVPILCVQGAGVATQAPPIECDDILTKPYSPALVQLKLASIRRFCEFSRSLMAQRDRLRRHHADFLQEQANAREIFDNLGNESCLNDTPAIRYHLSPRAVLNGDLLVATHSPDGKLVLMLGDFAGHGLAAAVGAVPLTSIFYSMVPRGFSMTRVLREVNGKLFDILPRQMFCCLVMLEFDPRRKHLRIFNAGMPSPCLKRASGELVMLESRHLPLGVLPGDQIDRALVNQRVLPGDRLYLWSDGVHEARNGRGEHFGESRLLELLRMDGQEGPEIFDQILVAVSAHAAEQHDDLSLVELDLSDPVLSRREWSPVAPDGQRQGGRIGDWSISFRLSEQELRDADPLPYLLSVVGQMPGAARFHEDLATALGELFRNALEHGVLELDSSLKCTDEGFVRYYDLLAERRGALSGGWVSVSLSCSQHDQDGVLKIVVEDSGVGFPHVQEPKGVYAGRGLGLLQTVCDEVRYGPGSSRVEAVIRWGAEPASAEDIESKGLARAVQTPPVPV
- the ccmD gene encoding heme exporter protein CcmD, which codes for MQFQFDSLADFLAMSGHGPYVWGSYCVTLLVMAALAVVPLLRQRTLRQALGRQLRQEEARRRALTARQAHPQPEIAD
- the ccmA gene encoding cytochrome c biogenesis heme-transporting ATPase CcmA; the protein is MVSLSSEYPQKTSGAPAAGSLLAVSGLSCERDGRILFCDLGFTLAAGAALQVEGANGAGKSTLIRTLIGSASDFDGDIRWRGESYPRALTAMRASLLYIGHNAGVRRGLTPLENLAWYGASGEHAMQALEAVGLYGFEDVLCQQLSAGQNRRVALARLYLPSSPLLWVLDEPLAALDVAGVTSLEAQMGRHLKRGGGILLTSHQPVNLMPLAKVNLADFQPDTESLGITYAG
- a CDS encoding heme ABC transporter permease, which codes for MSWQWFHRLGSPRWFYQKSAAWLPWLGVASLILLVIGAVWGLGFAPQDAKQGNSYRIIYIHVPAAFLALAGYYIMAICGAIGLIWKMKLSFVVMRAAAPIGAALTFVALFTGAVWGKPTWGTYWVWDARITSMLILFFLYLGVMALSGAFSREQSGDKASALLALVGTVNIPIIYKSVDWWFTLHQPATLKLTQASTIDPSMFYPLITMIAGFYLFFAWVLTMHTRTLVLQRESRTQWVRELLQPPAAKA
- the ccmB gene encoding heme exporter protein CcmB, with the protein product MQAEQLQTSVSAHRDLPFDTDVATVHAPGFFTLLRTELTLAVRRRSDIVNPLLFFVTVLAMMPLGIGPDPEVLSRMAAGLIWVMALLATLLSQESLFRGDYDDGSLEQLALQPEPLYFPVLAKVLVHWLVTGLPLSLLSPLLGMMLNLGGAGYLPLLISLALGTASLSLIGAVGAALTVALRRPGLLLALIIMPLYVPVLIFGTGTVQAALDGYSYAPQLAILGGILAAAAALAPLAAAGAIRISLEN